In Symmachiella dynata, the following are encoded in one genomic region:
- a CDS encoding Gfo/Idh/MocA family protein, protein MAADQHDKNVSRRRFLATSGVAATTVAMTAKSYGKVLGANDRIRVGFIGVGGMGGGHVRACLKLKESDNLEFLGVADCWKTRADAAAKQLDTDSYSDYRKVLDIKEIDYVTIATPEHWHSTMTVDAMDAGKDVYCEKPMTHSIPQAQEVIKKQKETGKAIQVGVQGMSDDSYSSAAKAIEEGVIGQVVQAQIEYVRRYDTQGPWRKRPSVEGQPQPADLDWDAWLGHAPKLDWNPHHYFEWRNYSQYSGGICTDLFIHRITRIMKACNLLYPRRVVGMGGIWQWPDGRDLPDNFEMICEYPRGMTVYVLGTMSNRVGIDHLVRGYRGTLYFTGSGWVAKDKDGKILAQHKKSGGEDIVLHHNNLHNHLRNGEELKCPTELGLAGVVAVNMANESWRTNQMMGWDRKNEKMVPANELDQSHMPEEEA, encoded by the coding sequence ATGGCTGCCGATCAACACGACAAAAATGTTTCAAGACGCCGATTTCTGGCTACCAGCGGCGTTGCCGCCACAACAGTGGCCATGACCGCTAAAAGCTATGGCAAAGTGCTGGGCGCCAACGACCGCATCCGGGTCGGTTTTATCGGTGTGGGCGGCATGGGCGGCGGGCATGTGAGGGCCTGTTTGAAATTGAAAGAGTCGGACAATTTGGAGTTTCTAGGCGTTGCCGACTGCTGGAAGACCCGCGCCGATGCAGCCGCCAAGCAATTGGATACCGATAGCTACAGCGATTACCGCAAAGTGCTGGACATCAAGGAGATCGACTACGTCACGATTGCCACTCCCGAACATTGGCACTCGACAATGACCGTCGATGCCATGGACGCCGGCAAAGACGTCTATTGCGAAAAGCCGATGACGCACTCGATTCCTCAAGCGCAAGAAGTCATCAAAAAGCAAAAAGAGACCGGCAAGGCTATCCAGGTCGGTGTGCAGGGCATGTCGGACGATAGTTACAGCTCGGCGGCCAAGGCGATCGAAGAAGGCGTCATCGGACAAGTTGTCCAAGCCCAAATCGAATACGTCCGCCGCTACGATACGCAAGGTCCTTGGCGGAAACGTCCTTCGGTCGAAGGGCAGCCGCAACCGGCCGATTTGGATTGGGATGCCTGGTTGGGGCATGCTCCTAAACTGGACTGGAATCCGCATCACTATTTTGAGTGGCGGAACTATTCGCAGTATTCGGGCGGCATTTGCACCGACTTGTTCATCCACCGCATTACGAGGATTATGAAAGCCTGCAACTTGCTGTATCCTCGCCGTGTTGTCGGCATGGGTGGCATTTGGCAATGGCCCGATGGACGGGATCTGCCGGACAACTTCGAGATGATTTGCGAATATCCCCGCGGCATGACGGTGTACGTATTAGGAACCATGAGCAACCGTGTTGGCATCGACCATTTGGTCCGCGGCTATCGGGGCACGTTGTACTTTACCGGCAGCGGTTGGGTCGCCAAGGACAAAGATGGAAAGATCTTGGCTCAACACAAGAAATCCGGCGGCGAAGATATTGTGTTGCACCACAACAACCTGCACAACCACCTCCGCAACGGTGAAGAATTGAAGTGCCCGACCGAGTTGGGACTTGCCGGCGTTGTGGCTGTGAACATGGCCAATGAATCGTGGCGAACCAACCAAATGATGGGTTGGGATCGCAAGAACGAAAAAATGGTCCCCGCCAACGAGTTGGACCAATCGCACATGCCTGAAGAAGAGGCATAA
- a CDS encoding glycosyltransferase, translating into MRILFLTSGREVPSSRFRVLQYVPYFEQRGHHCVVAPSRPPKYRGWPWLGNRLSEFPRAGARTLDLLRAAWSRFDVVVVERELFSSSITFFEKQFRRVAPAIVLDVDDGIFLSAPQKFQELAALCDTVVAGNRLIAAYSDKHNPRTVLIPTSLDLSRYEYQPPMQRVDQPIVLGWTGTAGNYPQLGLITEALRKLSAERGYELRIIAEREPPTELTSLDNIKVRFQPWNAEREIEDLRAFDIGLMPLPDDEWARYKCGLKVLQYLALGIPAIASPVGVNSEILTHDENGLLADSTAAWIEAIERLADDIDLRRKLATAGRATVEASYSVEKNVTLWEEVLNSAAAP; encoded by the coding sequence ATGCGGATATTGTTTCTTACATCCGGCCGCGAAGTCCCCAGCAGTCGCTTCCGGGTTCTGCAATACGTGCCGTATTTTGAGCAGCGGGGACATCATTGTGTCGTCGCACCGAGCAGACCGCCCAAGTACCGTGGTTGGCCGTGGCTGGGGAACCGATTGAGTGAGTTTCCCCGTGCGGGTGCGCGCACGCTCGATTTATTGCGGGCCGCTTGGTCGCGGTTTGATGTGGTGGTGGTTGAACGGGAACTGTTCAGCAGCTCAATCACATTCTTTGAAAAGCAATTCCGCCGCGTCGCTCCGGCCATCGTATTGGATGTCGACGATGGTATTTTCCTGAGTGCACCGCAGAAGTTTCAAGAACTGGCAGCGCTCTGCGACACCGTCGTTGCTGGCAATCGGTTGATTGCGGCCTATAGCGATAAACATAATCCGCGTACCGTCCTGATTCCCACATCGTTGGACCTGTCGCGTTATGAATACCAACCGCCGATGCAGCGCGTAGATCAACCCATTGTGCTCGGTTGGACCGGCACTGCGGGGAATTATCCGCAGCTCGGTTTGATCACGGAAGCACTACGGAAATTGTCGGCGGAGCGGGGCTATGAATTACGAATCATCGCTGAACGCGAACCGCCAACGGAATTGACGTCGCTCGACAACATTAAAGTCCGTTTTCAGCCGTGGAATGCGGAGCGTGAAATCGAGGATTTGCGAGCATTCGACATCGGCCTGATGCCGCTGCCGGATGATGAATGGGCGCGGTACAAATGCGGCCTTAAGGTCCTGCAATATTTGGCGCTGGGAATTCCGGCGATTGCTTCTCCGGTGGGAGTGAACAGCGAAATTCTCACGCACGACGAAAACGGCTTGCTAGCGGATTCGACCGCCGCGTGGATCGAAGCGATTGAGCGGTTGGCTGACGATATCGATTTACGTCGGAAACTCGCAACCGCGGGACGCGCGACCGTAGAAGCATCGTATAGCGTGGAAAAGAACGTGACGCTGTGGGAAGAGGTACTCAATTCCGCCGCAGCGCCGTGA